The genomic window CGAGCACATGCCGCCCGACGCCCGCGTGCACTACGCGGTGACGGATGCCGGCGGCACCTCGCCCAACGTGGTGCAGGCGCGCGCCGAGGTGCTCTACCTCATCCGTGCCGTGCGCAACGACGAGGCCACTGCGCTGTACGAGCGGGTGCAGAACGTGGCGCGCGGCGCCGCGTTGATGACCGACTGCCAAGTCGACATTGTGTTCGACAAGGCCTGCTCCAACCTGCTGCAAAACGCCACGCTGAACCAGGTGATGTACGCCAAGTTGCAGGCCGAAGGCGCGCTGAAGGTGAGCACGGCCGAGCAAACCAGGGCCGTCGACTTCCAGGCCACGCTGACCGCCAGCGACATCGACGCCGTCAGCCGCCCGCTGGCCAGCGTGCTGCGCGGCAAGGCGCCGGCCGTGTTCGAGGGCGTGGCGCCTTACGACGCCAGCGTGAACGACGTGCTGTACGGCTCCACCGACGTGGCCGACGTGAGCTGGATCACCCCCACGGCGCAGGCCTGGGTGGCCTGCTTCGCCTTCGGCACGCCCATGCACTCGTGGCAACTGGTGTCACAGGGCCAGTCCGGCCTGGCGCATGCCGGCATGGTGCGCGCGGCGCGCGTGCTCGCGGCCACCGCCATCGAGCTGGTGGCCCGGCCCGAACTGATTGCCCAGGCCAAGGCGGAACTGCTGGAGCGCCGGCAGGGCAAGCCTTACCAGTGCCCGATACCGGCGGACGTGCCGCTGCCGTTCCTGCGCGCCTGATGCTTGCCGTCGTGCCAGCCCTGCCGGCGCGGCGGCCGCGCCGGCACCTGGCATGAACCGACAGGTACCGGGAGCAGGTCCGTTCAGACGTTGAACAGGAAGTTTAGCCGAAAAGCGTGTGTGGTAGCGGCATTGTCTCTGTTATCACTCATCTTGTAGTCACTTCCATATACACTTTGGCCGCTGCTACCCGGAGCGAGGCCCGTGCATCGCTTGCCTGTCCTGCATCGCAGCCGTCGGATTTTTTGCTGCAAAAATTCCCTTCTGGGAATCCGTGACCGCTGCCGGGTCGCCATCTGAAACTTCCTGCATCGACTTTCAATGTGCAGGAGGTGAGGACGATGAAAATTCTACGCCGCAAGGCCGTCTGCGAAAAGCTTGGCGGTATCAACGACGTAACGCTCTGGCGGATCACACGCGATGATCCGACATTCCCGGTATGCATCCAGATCAACAAGCGGGTTGTCGGATGGCTGGAGCACGAGATTGATACATGGCTTGGACAGAAGGCCGCTGCCGCCCGCACTGCCAGCAACAACGCTGTCCATCCCTGATCGCCGCGATCTCGCAGGTCAAGGTCAGGACTTGGCGATGCGCAGCG from Burkholderiaceae bacterium includes these protein-coding regions:
- a CDS encoding AlpA family phage regulatory protein, with the protein product MKILRRKAVCEKLGGINDVTLWRITRDDPTFPVCIQINKRVVGWLEHEIDTWLGQKAAAARTASNNAVHP
- a CDS encoding amidohydrolase; the protein is MTELQDFFTRETPRMTALADRIWKLAELRYAETASAQLHMDALASSGFRITRNVADIPTAFMAEWGDTGPVLAFLGEYDALSGLNQQSGALVCTPSVDSPGLAGHGCGHHLLGTSAHFAAIALQAHLQASGQKARVRYYGCPAEEGGSGKTFMARAGVFDDVDVALTWHPASFSGVFSQSTLANIQARFIFHGKASHAAQSPHLGRSALDAVELMNVGVNYLREHMPPDARVHYAVTDAGGTSPNVVQARAEVLYLIRAVRNDEATALYERVQNVARGAALMTDCQVDIVFDKACSNLLQNATLNQVMYAKLQAEGALKVSTAEQTRAVDFQATLTASDIDAVSRPLASVLRGKAPAVFEGVAPYDASVNDVLYGSTDVADVSWITPTAQAWVACFAFGTPMHSWQLVSQGQSGLAHAGMVRAARVLAATAIELVARPELIAQAKAELLERRQGKPYQCPIPADVPLPFLRA